From Psychrobacillus sp. FSL K6-2836, a single genomic window includes:
- the pgeF gene encoding peptidoglycan editing factor PgeF, translating into MKIKMYVNNEKIIAGMTMKDKKELEQGNMALHACINPEHILENRKKLATSLSCGIDNFVCANQTHSVHFHRVTLEDKGSGARRKDTAIANTDALYTFEPNIVLTSFTADCVPVILYNNVNGLIGVIHSGWQGTIKEITPKLFKHLMEVENCNPSDFHVQIGAALSQEKFEVDADVYVKFKDLGYANDFMYYKESTNKYHIDNQLTVKKQCELAGIPSDQITIDPTCTFLSPDGFSYREDKQAGRHLSFIMRKD; encoded by the coding sequence ATGAAGATAAAAATGTATGTAAACAATGAAAAGATAATCGCAGGGATGACAATGAAGGATAAAAAGGAATTAGAACAGGGAAATATGGCTTTACATGCATGTATAAATCCAGAGCATATTTTAGAAAACCGTAAAAAGTTAGCAACTTCTCTATCTTGTGGGATTGATAATTTCGTTTGTGCCAATCAAACTCATAGCGTTCATTTTCATCGAGTAACACTTGAAGATAAAGGATCTGGCGCCAGAAGGAAAGATACAGCAATAGCTAATACGGATGCCCTGTATACATTTGAACCAAATATTGTTCTAACTAGCTTTACTGCGGATTGTGTTCCAGTTATTTTATACAATAACGTAAATGGTCTTATTGGTGTCATTCATTCGGGTTGGCAAGGAACGATTAAGGAAATTACCCCCAAGCTATTTAAGCATTTAATGGAGGTGGAAAACTGTAATCCAAGTGACTTCCATGTTCAAATAGGTGCTGCACTAAGCCAAGAGAAATTTGAGGTCGATGCAGATGTCTATGTAAAATTTAAAGACTTGGGCTATGCCAATGACTTTATGTATTATAAGGAATCCACCAACAAATATCATATTGATAATCAGTTGACTGTAAAAAAACAATGCGAACTTGCTGGAATCCCTTCTGACCAAATTACAATCGATCCTACCTGCACATTTTTGAGTCCAGATGGATTCTCCTATCGTGAAGATAAACAAGCGGGAAGACATTTAAGCTTTATAATGAGAAAAGATTAA
- a CDS encoding amino acid ABC transporter permease codes for MSIEYIISMITSNWPMFLRGAGMTLLISIIGTIIGAVIGLLAGVIRTIPTPERKLKRILLKIVNLILSVYIEFFRGTPMIVQAMVIFYGSALAFGIDMDRTMAAIFIVSINTGAYMAEIVRGGVISIDKGQFEAAQAIGMNHVQTMWSVVLPQVIRNILPATGNQFIINIKDTSVLNVIGVTELYFQAKTVAGISFKYFEPFFIACILYFVMTFTVTLILRYIERKLDGPENYSMIGQPPPQLMVTKNNTNLD; via the coding sequence ATGAGCATAGAATATATTATTTCGATGATTACAAGTAACTGGCCGATGTTCCTTCGTGGAGCAGGAATGACGTTATTAATCTCTATAATTGGGACGATTATTGGAGCGGTTATTGGTTTGCTGGCAGGGGTTATTCGTACAATTCCTACGCCCGAAAGAAAACTAAAACGCATTCTATTAAAAATAGTTAATCTGATACTTTCTGTATATATTGAATTTTTCAGAGGAACACCAATGATTGTACAAGCAATGGTGATATTCTATGGGTCCGCGCTAGCCTTTGGAATAGATATGGACCGCACTATGGCAGCGATATTCATTGTTTCGATTAACACGGGTGCTTATATGGCAGAAATTGTGCGAGGTGGTGTCATCTCGATTGATAAAGGGCAATTTGAGGCTGCACAAGCAATTGGCATGAATCACGTTCAAACAATGTGGAGTGTTGTTTTACCTCAAGTAATCCGCAATATTTTGCCAGCTACAGGCAATCAATTTATCATAAATATTAAAGATACTTCGGTATTAAATGTGATCGGTGTCACGGAACTATATTTTCAAGCGAAAACAGTTGCAGGTATAAGCTTTAAGTACTTTGAGCCTTTCTTTATAGCATGTATTTTGTATTTCGTCATGACGTTTACTGTAACATTAATATTACGTTATATAGAAAGAAAATTAGATGGACCAGAAAACTACAGCATGATTGGACAGCCACCACCACAACTTATGGTAACCAAAAATAATACTAATTTAGATTAA
- a CDS encoding ATP-binding protein has protein sequence MVIKRHQIVSNKWSALAITILFTVLASEFKVIPFNGEDFRFGLGSAAFFFLLLILQPASYVFTGLFTGVAVVVVRIGKDMLFTNDAFGLIFENHLPAFLFYLLFAVGLSVIKLERFKTAPLLLGAVATAIEFTANGVEHIGRYLLVSDLHFEFQEWVLLALVAIFRSYFVVGLYSSITIMEQNKRMQEMLEVGSNLYAETLYLQKSMNHIEQITASSYDLYRQLKKQECHSLSIQALHVSQEIHEVKKDSQRILAGLEKITKAKMEKRYFLSEILQLVIHANEKYSELLKKRIVIHSTISIDFETEQQIPLLAILNNLVANAVEAIFYDGDIYIDMYEESHNTWFVIEDTGKGIPDEDQVIVFEPGYTTKFNDQGVAATGIGLSHTKEIILTLEGNIHIKSHEKGVIFKVNIPTKNLRR, from the coding sequence ATGGTTATTAAACGACATCAAATAGTCTCTAATAAATGGAGTGCCTTGGCAATAACAATATTATTTACTGTACTTGCTAGTGAATTTAAAGTTATTCCTTTCAATGGGGAAGACTTCCGTTTTGGATTAGGAAGTGCTGCTTTCTTCTTTCTTTTGTTAATACTTCAGCCAGCCTCGTATGTCTTCACTGGTCTTTTTACAGGAGTTGCTGTTGTAGTTGTACGAATCGGGAAAGATATGTTATTCACGAATGATGCTTTTGGGCTAATCTTTGAGAATCATTTACCCGCATTTTTATTTTATTTACTATTTGCAGTTGGTTTAAGTGTTATAAAGTTAGAACGTTTCAAAACTGCGCCTCTTTTACTTGGAGCAGTTGCTACAGCAATTGAGTTTACGGCTAATGGTGTGGAACATATTGGTCGTTATTTGTTAGTAAGCGATTTGCATTTTGAGTTTCAAGAATGGGTATTATTAGCATTAGTAGCCATTTTTCGAAGTTATTTTGTAGTAGGTTTATATAGTTCCATTACAATAATGGAACAAAACAAGCGTATGCAGGAAATGCTAGAAGTTGGTTCCAATCTATATGCAGAAACACTTTATTTACAAAAGTCGATGAATCATATTGAACAAATTACTGCATCTAGCTACGATTTATATCGTCAGCTAAAAAAACAAGAATGTCATTCTTTAAGTATTCAAGCACTGCATGTTTCGCAGGAAATTCATGAGGTGAAAAAGGATTCCCAACGTATTTTAGCAGGATTGGAGAAAATTACAAAAGCTAAAATGGAGAAACGTTATTTTCTTTCAGAGATACTCCAACTTGTTATTCATGCCAATGAAAAATATAGTGAATTGTTGAAAAAACGAATTGTTATTCACTCTACTATTTCAATTGATTTTGAAACGGAGCAGCAAATTCCGTTATTGGCAATATTGAATAATCTGGTTGCGAATGCAGTAGAAGCAATTTTCTATGACGGAGATATTTATATAGATATGTATGAGGAGTCTCACAATACGTGGTTTGTGATTGAAGATACTGGCAAAGGTATTCCAGATGAAGATCAAGTAATTGTTTTTGAACCAGGCTATACAACTAAGTTCAATGATCAGGGAGTAGCTGCAACGGGTATTGGGCTATCTCACACAAAAGAAATTATTCTTACATTGGAAGGCAATATACACATTAAATCACACGAAAAGGGTGTTATTTTCAAAGTTAACATTCCAACAAAAAACTTGAGAAGGTGA
- a CDS encoding purine-cytosine permease family protein, with amino-acid sequence MRSVQLTDHKVTEEKDTDYSLEKVPRSQRNMGWLSITNITFGIATAIFYFQMGSVMALQFGAINAIISSIYAIIVAGILGTLIAYLSAKSGMNVNLLSRSGGFGYIGASLTSFLYATNFIMYCAFEGLILVSAVHTFFPNLQEWALIIFFGFIVIPLNWFGIKQLDKLQKRSLPIFVVFLIAAIVISFYKTPVFEGPFWTYLPEGVQVGGQALLLCIGVQHGIMGLTALLASDYARFLKPKDIKVGSVAIGFIPQIFCFGIMGGLGIWFGVRLGEPNPGVYIVMLLGIGGALFTMLTQLRINITNIYSSSLSLSNFFENIFKFTPGRRFWVVVSGISAIALMLGGIVDYLDTAMTFQGVFLLSWAAILVTDALIVKKVLKIGNGYYEERQEYLYKWNPVGVVSLIVSSGLGTFAALGYMGNFLQSTAAFFAAILAAILTVFIAVLTKGKYYNKGTADDIPNEDYIA; translated from the coding sequence ATGAGATCTGTCCAACTTACAGATCACAAAGTAACTGAAGAGAAAGACACAGACTATTCATTAGAGAAGGTGCCCCGTAGCCAAAGAAATATGGGTTGGTTAAGCATAACCAATATTACGTTCGGAATAGCCACTGCGATTTTTTACTTTCAAATGGGGAGTGTAATGGCTCTTCAATTTGGAGCAATTAATGCTATTATCTCCTCTATTTATGCAATAATAGTTGCCGGTATACTGGGAACCCTCATTGCTTACTTATCTGCAAAATCTGGAATGAATGTCAATTTATTATCTAGAAGTGGAGGCTTTGGCTATATAGGTGCTTCCTTAACATCCTTCCTCTATGCGACAAACTTTATTATGTATTGTGCATTTGAAGGTCTCATTTTAGTTTCCGCGGTTCATACCTTCTTCCCCAACCTACAAGAGTGGGCATTAATCATTTTCTTCGGTTTTATCGTTATACCTTTAAATTGGTTTGGCATTAAACAGCTAGATAAATTACAAAAGAGGTCTTTACCTATATTCGTTGTTTTCTTAATAGCAGCTATTGTTATTTCGTTTTATAAGACTCCAGTATTTGAAGGACCTTTTTGGACTTATCTACCTGAAGGAGTTCAAGTTGGAGGACAAGCTTTACTTCTATGCATAGGAGTTCAACACGGAATAATGGGTCTAACAGCCCTACTAGCTTCGGATTATGCACGTTTTTTAAAACCGAAGGATATTAAAGTTGGATCTGTGGCAATCGGTTTTATACCACAAATTTTCTGTTTCGGTATTATGGGTGGTCTAGGCATATGGTTTGGTGTTCGCTTAGGTGAACCGAATCCAGGAGTTTATATTGTAATGCTTCTTGGCATTGGCGGAGCATTATTCACTATGTTAACCCAACTACGTATAAATATTACTAATATATATAGTAGTTCCTTATCTTTATCCAACTTCTTTGAAAACATCTTTAAATTTACTCCCGGGCGTCGGTTTTGGGTAGTCGTAAGTGGAATCAGCGCAATAGCCCTAATGCTTGGTGGCATTGTTGATTACTTAGATACCGCTATGACATTTCAAGGTGTATTTTTACTTTCATGGGCAGCTATACTAGTTACCGATGCATTAATCGTAAAAAAAGTTTTGAAAATTGGTAATGGTTATTATGAGGAGCGCCAAGAATATTTATACAAATGGAATCCCGTTGGAGTTGTATCTTTGATCGTATCTAGTGGCTTAGGCACATTTGCAGCACTAGGTTATATGGGGAATTTTTTACAAAGTACTGCTGCTTTTTTTGCAGCCATTTTAGCAGCAATTCTTACAGTTTTTATTGCGGTATTAACAAAAGGTAAGTATTACAATAAAGGCACTGCCGATGATATTCCCAATGAAGATTATATTGCATAA
- a CDS encoding transporter substrate-binding domain-containing protein, with the protein MKKRLVFLTIFVSFLFLLAACGTDTTETSGSSSDDTKEAAVDTFTVGLEAGYAPFNWTQLDDSNGGVKIDGNAEYAGGYDVEIAKRIADGLGKELVIVKTEWDGLVPSLQSDKIDAIIAGMSPTEERKETIDFSENYYTSNFVMVVKKGGSFEGATSIQDFSGAKITGQLNTSHYGVIDQIKGVKKQPASDNFSAMRVALESGVIDGYVSERPEGISASSANENFAMVEFTEGFKAAEEDTAVAVGLKKDSDLTEQINKILAEISEEERQEIMDAAIHNQPAAK; encoded by the coding sequence ATGAAAAAGAGATTAGTATTTTTAACGATATTCGTAAGCTTTTTGTTTTTATTAGCAGCATGTGGAACAGATACTACAGAAACTTCAGGATCTTCCTCTGACGATACTAAAGAAGCAGCTGTAGATACGTTTACAGTAGGTTTAGAAGCTGGTTATGCACCTTTTAACTGGACACAACTAGATGACTCCAATGGTGGAGTGAAGATTGATGGTAACGCAGAATATGCCGGTGGATATGATGTAGAAATTGCTAAACGCATTGCAGACGGATTAGGAAAAGAACTAGTTATCGTTAAAACAGAATGGGATGGACTTGTACCATCATTACAATCAGATAAAATCGATGCAATTATCGCAGGAATGTCACCTACTGAAGAGCGTAAAGAAACAATTGACTTTTCGGAAAACTATTACACATCCAACTTTGTTATGGTTGTGAAAAAAGGTGGTTCTTTTGAAGGGGCTACTTCTATTCAAGACTTTAGTGGTGCTAAAATCACAGGCCAGCTGAATACTTCACATTATGGTGTAATCGATCAAATTAAAGGTGTGAAAAAACAACCAGCATCTGATAACTTCTCCGCAATGCGTGTAGCATTGGAATCTGGAGTTATTGATGGCTATGTATCTGAACGCCCAGAAGGGATTAGTGCTTCTTCTGCAAATGAAAACTTCGCAATGGTTGAATTTACAGAAGGATTTAAAGCTGCAGAAGAGGATACAGCAGTGGCAGTAGGGTTGAAAAAAGATAGTGATTTAACTGAGCAAATCAACAAAATTTTAGCGGAAATTTCTGAAGAAGAGCGACAAGAAATTATGGATGCTGCTATTCATAACCAACCAGCGGCGAAATAA
- a CDS encoding bifunctional transcriptional activator/DNA repair enzyme AdaA yields MNTLHLSFEEMWDKIMTCDRMYDGLFYTAVKTTKIYCRPSCRSRKPKMKNVEFFQGIQEVEKAGYRACKRCKPEVEHSPHIEVVKKVIGFLVNNYKQKLELQEIANHVGLSPYYLERLFKEETGETPRSYLEKIRIDKAVYLLKNTSLTNLEVCYETGFQSSSNFYKVFRCLQNCSPSEYRKQKDKDELDG; encoded by the coding sequence ATGAATACTCTCCATCTTTCCTTCGAGGAAATGTGGGATAAGATTATGACCTGCGATCGAATGTACGATGGACTATTTTACACGGCAGTTAAAACGACGAAAATATATTGCCGTCCTTCTTGTCGATCGAGAAAGCCCAAAATGAAAAACGTAGAATTTTTTCAGGGTATTCAAGAGGTTGAAAAAGCGGGATATCGTGCGTGTAAAAGGTGTAAGCCAGAGGTTGAGCACTCCCCCCATATAGAAGTTGTAAAAAAAGTCATTGGTTTTTTAGTTAATAACTATAAACAAAAGCTAGAGTTGCAGGAGATCGCAAATCATGTTGGGCTGAGTCCGTATTATTTGGAACGATTATTTAAAGAGGAAACTGGTGAAACCCCTCGTAGCTATTTAGAGAAAATCCGAATAGATAAAGCCGTCTATCTGTTGAAAAATACGAGCTTAACTAATTTAGAGGTTTGCTATGAAACTGGTTTCCAAAGCTCATCAAACTTTTATAAGGTTTTTCGGTGTTTACAAAACTGCTCCCCAAGTGAGTATAGAAAACAAAAAGACAAGGATGAGTTAGATGGATAA
- a CDS encoding helix-turn-helix transcriptional regulator, whose translation MSSIGHIIKSERLNQSMKQTTLAKGICSTSYLSKIENNLTVPSEEVITFLLKKLNIEINQVSNEKENKVIVSLCELYKTGILKRDKEFIRESLHKFTSQKLYFLQLNNYYSYHIYMFRLLLILDEEKDILQSTFNVIAKIKDDIDDKQKFIINLNLGLYHYLNGNYQDALNQLEKSLKFINNGINEEWEIADFNNVLSLTYFKCNEFFNAINYASKSLLYYKDNLLFERAIDNYIVIGIAHKKMRKYEEAEKNYNLAGKLAIDYRLINYEEVIYQNLGSLYAIQGSHEKAIEFYNLSLKIKEEGCNTDGYLLTILSVIKEYSKQSDHQQVLEWCKKGLDKIVGEKNSSKEYISYYFHLEIYKNYHNSTDELEMILKEAINYFEQEQDERHVQKYSILLADYLFKQNKFKAASLYYQKSNQILFKQKFINKWEDL comes from the coding sequence ATGAGTAGTATAGGTCATATAATAAAATCAGAAAGATTAAACCAAAGTATGAAACAAACAACATTGGCCAAGGGAATCTGCTCTACATCCTACTTAAGTAAAATAGAAAATAATTTAACCGTACCAAGTGAAGAAGTAATAACGTTTTTACTTAAAAAACTAAATATAGAAATAAATCAAGTATCCAATGAAAAAGAAAACAAAGTTATTGTTTCGTTATGTGAACTGTACAAAACTGGAATTCTGAAAAGGGATAAGGAATTTATAAGAGAATCCTTGCATAAATTCACCAGCCAAAAGCTATATTTTTTACAACTTAATAATTACTATAGTTATCACATTTATATGTTTCGTCTCTTGTTAATACTGGATGAAGAGAAGGATATCCTCCAATCTACCTTTAACGTAATTGCGAAAATAAAAGATGATATAGATGATAAACAAAAGTTTATTATTAATTTAAATCTTGGCCTTTATCATTATTTGAATGGAAATTATCAAGATGCATTAAATCAATTGGAAAAGTCATTAAAATTCATAAATAATGGGATCAATGAAGAATGGGAAATAGCAGATTTTAATAATGTACTAAGCTTAACGTACTTTAAATGTAATGAATTTTTTAACGCTATAAATTATGCGTCAAAATCATTACTTTATTATAAGGACAATCTTTTATTTGAAAGAGCGATTGATAATTACATCGTTATAGGAATTGCACATAAAAAAATGAGAAAATACGAAGAAGCAGAAAAAAACTATAATTTAGCAGGGAAACTGGCAATAGATTATAGACTGATTAATTATGAGGAGGTGATCTATCAAAATTTAGGTTCATTATATGCAATCCAGGGGAGTCATGAAAAAGCAATCGAGTTTTATAATCTTAGTTTAAAAATTAAGGAAGAAGGTTGTAACACCGATGGGTATTTATTAACAATTCTATCTGTTATAAAAGAGTATTCCAAACAGTCCGATCATCAACAGGTCCTCGAATGGTGTAAGAAAGGCTTAGATAAAATAGTGGGAGAGAAAAACTCTAGCAAAGAATATATTTCTTATTATTTTCACTTAGAAATATATAAGAATTATCATAATTCAACTGACGAACTTGAAATGATATTAAAGGAAGCTATTAATTACTTTGAACAAGAACAGGATGAACGACATGTTCAAAAGTATTCCATTTTGTTAGCAGATTACCTTTTTAAACAAAACAAATTTAAAGCTGCAAGTTTATATTATCAAAAATCAAATCAGATTCTATTTAAACAAAAATTTATTAATAAATGGGAGGATTTATAA
- a CDS encoding YvrJ family protein, whose product MIGEENIIQLIGNFGFPIVVTIYLLHRFENKIDSLENTIHNIANVVNNSIEKRK is encoded by the coding sequence ATGATTGGGGAGGAAAATATTATACAATTAATTGGAAACTTCGGATTTCCCATTGTAGTCACTATTTATTTGTTGCATCGATTTGAAAATAAAATAGACTCTCTTGAAAATACCATTCACAATATAGCAAATGTTGTTAACAATAGTATAGAAAAAAGAAAGTGA
- a CDS encoding M14 family metallopeptidase → MDVYVRPGDSLWYYSQLFRIPIRLIIDSNRNINPQILSVGSRIQIPGFVTTEYQIRTGDSLWSIASSRNLPLDALLLSNPTLNPIRLQIGQTINVPVRVTWRIVNGKQNYNYSTMMNDIRQLQTVYPFLLVSAIGNSVENRQLPEILIGSGEKKVHYNASFHANEWITTPILLTFLNDYALSLTNQTAIRGLDTFPLYSQTSLSLVPMVNPDGVDLVINGVPDESPWRSRVIEWNNGSSDFSGWKANIRGVDLNDQFPAKWDLERARNPKVPGPRDYGGESPLSEPEAIAMADLTRSRDFARVLAFHTQGEVIYWGFENLEPPESEAMVTEFSRVSGYEPVQTIDSYAGYKDWFIQDWRRPGFTVELGTGTNPLPLSQFDEIYEEALGIFLAGLYV, encoded by the coding sequence ATGGATGTATATGTTAGACCCGGGGATTCACTTTGGTATTATAGCCAATTATTCAGGATTCCTATTAGACTTATTATTGATTCTAACCGAAATATTAACCCACAAATACTTTCGGTAGGTTCACGTATTCAAATTCCAGGATTCGTTACTACTGAGTATCAAATTAGAACCGGAGACTCCTTATGGTCTATTGCTAGCAGTAGAAATCTTCCACTAGATGCACTTCTTCTAAGTAATCCTACTCTCAATCCAATACGACTACAAATCGGACAGACAATTAACGTTCCCGTAAGAGTAACTTGGAGGATTGTGAACGGAAAGCAAAATTACAATTACAGTACGATGATGAATGATATTAGGCAATTACAAACTGTTTATCCATTCTTACTGGTATCTGCTATCGGTAATTCAGTCGAAAATCGACAATTGCCTGAAATTTTAATAGGCAGTGGTGAAAAAAAGGTTCATTACAATGCTTCCTTTCATGCGAATGAATGGATTACGACACCCATCCTATTAACCTTTTTAAATGATTACGCATTGTCCTTAACTAACCAAACTGCTATTCGTGGACTTGATACCTTCCCATTGTATTCACAAACCTCATTGTCCTTAGTTCCAATGGTGAATCCCGATGGTGTGGATCTCGTGATAAATGGGGTTCCTGATGAAAGCCCTTGGAGAAGTAGAGTGATTGAGTGGAATAATGGTAGCTCTGATTTTTCCGGATGGAAAGCAAATATCAGAGGTGTCGACTTAAATGATCAATTTCCTGCGAAATGGGATCTAGAACGAGCACGAAACCCTAAAGTTCCGGGTCCGAGAGATTATGGGGGAGAAAGTCCATTATCGGAGCCAGAAGCAATTGCGATGGCAGATTTGACAAGGAGTCGTGATTTTGCAAGAGTACTAGCATTTCACACACAAGGAGAAGTGATCTATTGGGGATTTGAAAACCTCGAACCACCAGAGTCCGAAGCAATGGTTACTGAGTTTAGTAGAGTCAGTGGATACGAACCTGTACAAACAATTGATAGCTATGCTGGCTATAAGGACTGGTTTATCCAAGATTGGCGCAGACCTGGCTTTACTGTCGAGCTCGGCACAGGAACAAATCCCCTGCCTCTCTCCCAATTTGATGAAATCTATGAAGAGGCATTGGGAATCTTTTTAGCAGGACTGTACGTTTAA
- a CDS encoding response regulator: MRYYIVDDDSASRLMLKKIITEGELGLVVGEAENGVESISPILTTEPDVVLIDFLMPELDGLEMIDQLKSKGFEGQFIMISQVVNKEMVGEAYIKGIEFFIHKPINRVEVQSILTKTAEQFRLKDSLRAIKDSLSNIGSLKPVQKKQNVREIVSSKLSDMGIVGEVGCNDLISIVEILIHHSNPLNKFPPLKDIYESLAVKQDAGDIKKEMKAIEQRIRRTILSAMQHMATIGAIDNTNSEFEHYAPRYFDFQEIRKLTIEIGENRVNTSKIKVNIKKYLQVLYLEVVENYK; this comes from the coding sequence CTGCGCTATTATATTGTAGACGATGATTCAGCAAGCCGATTGATGCTTAAAAAAATCATAACAGAGGGAGAGCTGGGACTAGTTGTTGGTGAAGCGGAAAATGGGGTGGAAAGTATATCACCAATTCTCACAACAGAGCCGGATGTTGTTCTCATTGATTTTCTAATGCCAGAATTAGATGGACTTGAAATGATTGATCAATTGAAAAGTAAGGGATTTGAAGGGCAATTTATAATGATTTCGCAAGTTGTCAATAAAGAGATGGTGGGAGAAGCATATATAAAAGGTATTGAGTTTTTTATACATAAGCCGATTAATCGTGTGGAGGTTCAGAGCATTTTAACGAAAACAGCAGAACAATTTCGTTTGAAGGATTCTCTCAGGGCGATAAAAGATTCCTTATCAAATATTGGTTCTTTAAAGCCAGTGCAAAAAAAGCAAAATGTTAGAGAGATTGTTAGCTCGAAGCTAAGCGACATGGGGATAGTGGGTGAGGTAGGATGCAATGATCTGATCTCGATAGTGGAAATCCTTATTCATCATAGTAATCCTTTGAACAAATTTCCCCCCTTAAAAGATATATATGAATCGCTTGCGGTGAAACAGGATGCGGGAGATATAAAAAAAGAAATGAAGGCAATCGAACAGCGAATACGAAGAACTATATTATCTGCTATGCAACATATGGCTACAATTGGTGCCATTGATAATACAAACTCGGAATTCGAGCATTATGCGCCACGATACTTCGATTTTCAAGAGATTCGAAAACTAACAATTGAAATTGGAGAAAATAGGGTAAATACTTCTAAAATTAAGGTAAATATAAAAAAATATCTTCAAGTACTTTATTTGGAAGTAGTAGAAAATTATAAATAA
- a CDS encoding methylated-DNA--[protein]-cysteine S-methyltransferase: protein MDKLYTVDYKSPIGILEIKGTDQAISSILFVEREVMENTLQENTPQVLKDCLAQIDDYFKGELHEFTFPYVVNGTIFQQSVWNALKGISYAETGSYKDIAISIGNEKAIRAVGSANGKNKLTIVIPCHRIIGTNGKLTGYAGGLWRKEWLLQHEQKVKNTRL from the coding sequence ATGGATAAATTATATACAGTAGACTACAAATCACCAATTGGGATTTTAGAAATAAAAGGGACAGATCAAGCCATAAGTTCCATTCTTTTTGTAGAAAGAGAAGTAATGGAAAATACGTTGCAGGAGAATACTCCTCAGGTTCTAAAAGATTGCCTTGCTCAAATAGATGATTACTTTAAAGGAGAGCTGCATGAGTTTACCTTTCCATACGTGGTGAATGGAACTATTTTCCAACAGTCTGTGTGGAATGCTTTAAAAGGTATTTCCTATGCAGAAACAGGATCCTATAAAGATATTGCGATTTCTATTGGCAATGAAAAAGCAATACGCGCGGTAGGAAGTGCCAATGGTAAAAATAAGTTAACTATCGTAATACCCTGTCATCGAATCATTGGTACAAATGGTAAGCTAACAGGCTATGCAGGAGGCCTCTGGAGAAAAGAGTGGTTACTTCAGCATGAACAGAAGGTTAAAAACACAAGGTTATAA
- a CDS encoding amino acid ABC transporter ATP-binding protein, whose protein sequence is MENVIEVQHLSKSFGNHEVLKDIDFSVNKGEVVCIIGSSGSGKSTLLRCINLLEKPSGGQIIYNGENILDEKHDIHAYRTKLGMVFQQFNLFNNHNVLNNCMVGQVKVLKRSKEDAEKIALKYLKVVGMDHYVNAKPKQLSGGQKQRVAIARALSMEPDVMLFDEPTSALDPEMVGEVLKVMKELAGTGLTMLIVTHEMEFAKEVADRVVFMDKGVIAEEGPPEQIFNNPTEERTKAFLKRTLS, encoded by the coding sequence GTGGAAAATGTCATCGAAGTTCAACATTTAAGTAAATCCTTCGGAAATCATGAGGTTCTAAAAGATATAGATTTTTCGGTGAACAAGGGAGAAGTTGTTTGCATCATAGGTTCCTCTGGATCAGGAAAGTCCACCTTACTTCGTTGTATAAACTTGTTAGAAAAGCCCAGTGGCGGACAAATTATTTATAACGGGGAGAATATTTTAGATGAAAAACATGATATTCATGCCTACCGAACAAAGCTAGGAATGGTTTTCCAACAATTTAACTTATTCAATAACCATAATGTGTTAAATAACTGTATGGTCGGTCAAGTAAAAGTGTTAAAACGCTCTAAAGAAGATGCCGAAAAAATTGCGTTAAAATACTTAAAAGTAGTCGGAATGGATCATTATGTAAATGCCAAACCAAAGCAATTATCAGGCGGTCAAAAGCAACGTGTTGCGATAGCTAGAGCACTTTCTATGGAACCAGATGTCATGTTATTTGATGAACCAACCTCGGCACTTGATCCAGAAATGGTTGGAGAGGTGCTGAAAGTGATGAAAGAGCTAGCAGGTACGGGCCTTACTATGTTAATAGTTACACATGAGATGGAGTTCGCTAAAGAAGTTGCTGATCGAGTTGTTTTTATGGATAAAGGAGTAATTGCCGAAGAAGGTCCTCCTGAACAAATCTTTAACAATCCAACAGAAGAACGAACAAAAGCTTTCTTAAAACGAACATTAAGCTAA